Within the Micropterus dolomieu isolate WLL.071019.BEF.003 ecotype Adirondacks unplaced genomic scaffold, ASM2129224v1 contig_14237, whole genome shotgun sequence genome, the region AAGGAGAGAAAGGCCTCCCCTGCTCCTATAGTCACACAAAATGAAGGTGCTTATCTCTTCACAACTGTTGATGTCAACTGATAGTGCCTTCTTTGCTGATCAAACCAATTATTCAGACATTATCAGGGGATACATaagaaatatgaaaaaacaagttttaaaatgtattaatgaatATTCTCCAACAATATAGATTCAAACaatatagatttaaaaaatgaaaactctTGAACCTCTTCTTATTTTCACACCTCCTTTCACACCTCCAGGGACTTATTTATCACCCATGACAAATTTAGGGAATATATATTAGGAGTATTTGACAGTGTGAATAGGGTGTTTTTCATTTATGATTTATGGCTATGTAAACCATGTTATCCTTCATATATGTTGAATGGATTTTAGGATGGCAGACCGCATGCTCTTTTCTGTTGGGGTGCAAATATTTATTaagcaaggcaaggcaaggcacgtttatttgtatagcacatttcaacaacaaggtcattcaaagtgctttacataaaacataaaagcaacataaaaaagtTCATTCCAATATCAGTGGAAACTGAAATAACACCATGTTATATTTCAAATTTATCTGGTAGAAATTTGAGTAATACATAATTTGGtacacaaaattacaaaacaaaatgaccaGGAAAGTCCTGAAGATTGACAAATCACTAATAAGTAGTTCCTGATTTACTGACTCAAAAACTACATAATGTTCAGTCAATAGAGAACAGACTTGAACATACTATCTTTTAAGAAACAGTAAGTAATGATAAGATAATCATGAAATACTGAGGGATTACTTCTCAATATGGTGTACTGCTTCACTTGAGAAGGCACAAAAAGGGTGCATTACTCATTATATATAACAAGCACAACATGGATTATGAGTGGCAATAAAAGATCATAAGGACtacattttttccttttccctAATAGGCAGATAGGTAGGAGTGTCCGGATAACTGCATCATAGTCACTTAAGTGGGTTTCACTCagctttctttttaaaaatgtttaaatagtgATTACAAATCTTGTGTGTACAATGATCATTATTAGAGAAGTCTGTCCTGATAAAACACATCTAAATTCACAGTGTTATTGCACAGAATACATATCCAGCACAGCAACTGATTGGTTTAGCCATTGGACCAAGCCTTTCATTTTATCAAACATTTTCAACGTAAGACCAAATGTCAGTACATCAATTTTCAAGACAATCTTACTGATAATACCGGGTTCAGGATTTCATGAAACCTGCACATTAGGCAAAGTATCCCCAGAGAAACACATTAACAGCCAGTAGTAGCAGGGCGTTAACATTGCAGACTCTACTCCAGAATGGCTCCTCCTGTAGAGAGTTTAGTTCACTGTTTTCAATCACTGGAGATACAGATCCAGAGCTCGGACCTGTCAGACCACATAGCCACAGAGCAGCTCTCCGCCACCAGGAATCTGGCAAACGTTCAGAGTCAGGGCTGTAGTCAGAGTTCACTGGGTCAGAGATCATGCGAGGACCTGTAAGGTCGATCCGAGGCTCCTGGCTATATCTGGACCACCAAGTCAACCGGTACAGCTGGACAGGAGAAGAGGAGATCCAGCACATATGTGTTAAGTGTTTTTGCTTGACAGACCAACATTCCAATCCACTTACATGTAGTACAGGTTCACATTCGTATGTGGACTCGCCTTTTTCCACTGCAGGTTCCTGTTACTAAATTTCAGCACTCCTCAGCAGGTGACACTAAACACAAGTTCCAAAAACTTTCATATTGAAAATCAAGCACACCTTTATGAAGAATGTAATATTCCATACTTTCAGGGACTAATGACAGTGCTGTAAATCAGCAGTGAGGGCTTGAATGTAActttcatttatatgtaaaagtcctaCATTCTAACTTTAAGCTCATGTGCAATACAGTATAGTGATACATGACAGAATATCACTGTAAatgtctctgtccttctgtaCATGTGTTTCTCAATTTAAAGATGAGAAGACAAAGATAATGAATGTATGACATGTTCCTTACATGTTCTTTAGGTATTGGTGTAGTGGTCAAGCTGACACCAACAACGATAAGGCAAGTGAGAGCCAACAGGATAAGAGCAAAGTACAGGTAGTGGACATTAGCCAGGATAGCAGGCCGATGATCAGGCTGACCACAGGAAGGAGCTATATAGGAGAACTCCAGAACCATGCGGATTAGTCCCACCACTAGTCCAGTCATGAGACCCCAGAATGCaccctgagacacacacacatacacacaaatattagTTTTAATGTGGCCGTCTTGTAGATGTGCCCAGTGTCAAAATCCTAATACCTTtgttaagcttgatttatagtTATACATTAAGGGCTTACAGCAAAACTGATGTGCGCCTTCTGAAATATGTAAATACATGTTGGAGCTATGGAGATACCAAGTGGAGAGTGCAGGAACTGTAACTagctgcttgtgttttctccctctgtttctgaTAAGGGTAGAGATTGTCCATGATCAAAGCGAAACAGTTTACTGTAAGGAATACGAGAGCATGATGAAGCCAACGACAAACTATACATCTGTCCAGTGTTGCAGGAGTGCTATCAAAGTAGTTAAATCCAACACTGAACCATAAATGACAAGCTACTTTCTACTCTACTCTTTAATAGGAGTTGTGTAATTGTGTCATGAATAAATCTGGCTTTAAACCTACAGGGTCCAGCTtcctaaattaattaattagtgtCTACTCCAATAAGGTAAATTACTACAAACTGACACACTCACATGCTCCTTTCCATATTTATTGATAATAAGGAAGCTTCagtgtaaaaaatgtttatgcTTGCGTGTGGATGACAAGAACTCTCCTCACAAAATGACAGAATGATCTTTGGCCCTGTGAATTTTCTTTCTTGGGTAGGTTAAGATGGGGAAATTGTCATGtaagatatgtgtgtgtgtgtgtgtgtgtgtgtgtgtgagcgagagagagagagagagagacctacCTGCTCATTGGCACGTGGCCAGAAGATAGCCATTAGGAATACAGCAGTAATTGGCGGAGCTAGAAAGCTGGTCACTGACTGGATATAATCAAACAGCTGTCCACTATTGGCTGTTTGGATGACTGGAATCCACAACAGACTAACACATACCAAGAACAGGATGAAAACCCTGAAAATACACACcatgttattattatgtcaGCTTTGGTTAAGTTCAAAAAGAGAGGAAAGTTTCAGAAACgtggttggcggttcaatccctggctcctccagtctgcacgacaattgttgggcttctgtaaataacatcatagagtacggtctagacctgctcttttatgaaaagcgctgtgagataactgttgttgtgatttggtgctatataaataaaattgaattgaattgaatagggacctcgcactgTTCATGCTCGGGCCTtaaaaatcccttcagtttcaataggaacctcgcacggttcgtgctcgggccatAATAAAGCAGGTTATGGCTTCAGTTAACAGATTTGCTAACTATgtaagattttattggactttattttttgtaaCCCACAGATGTGGCACAGATATGTGTGCTAGTTCTCAAAATTTCACTATTCACAAATATGTATtgttacatttgtgttgtgtaaaatcatatccacaaaaatagtGTGGGatttttacatgtgaaatgGGTTTTGCACTTTTCTGGATCACTGTCTAACAATTTGTgggtcacgttacatttgtgaATTCCCTTTCTGAAATTTGTGGAATTTTGCCCAATCTCTATCTCGGAAATCTGTAGAAAAAttcacaaatatctcactatccacaaacatgtatttttgtttgtattgtgtaaagtcatatccacaaaaatataGTGTGGACAATGCAGCTGAGATGAacgctgtttttattattattcaagtCATGTAATTGACATGACAAATGATCAACTGAGTGTGCGAGTTACCAGGAGCTACTCTCCATAGCTCCGGTAGGctgatgttttcttctgtgctgcagtgttttgaacagaggaTCTGCAGAGcaccctctggtgggcaaactatggaacactcatgacatgagggaaggatCCGACTGTTTCTTTTTAATGGTCATAAATCGGCTGTCATAAACACAGATGCACCTTATATCGGccaataatatctgcaaaattaTACATCGGTCAGGCTCTAAAAATTTGCGAGCCACCCACAGAGGGACAGAAGGCTCacgccaacacacacagagtcacagtgcagagaaagagatagagagagttTGGAAAGACCATTTTTTGACAGCCATATATTCTTTTCCACAATTTTTGCAGGATGATCTTTGATTGATGTGGTTCATATTAGCATCACTACCTTCCAACAATCATGAGTTCCCTCTCTGAAGCTTTAGGCCTGGCTCTGTGGTAGAGGTCCAGTGTAAACAGAGTGGAGCTGCTGTTAAAGATGGAGGTCAGAGATGACATCAGAGCAGCTAACATCACTGCCAGCATCAGACCACGAAGACCTGCACAGAGAGAAGGATCAAAAGATTGTGTTAGAAGTTGACAGAAGTTGTGTTGGTGAACCATCAGGTGAATAATTCTGATGTTTACATACTACTATCCAGGGTtctaaaaatctattattttattattaaataatccATTTACACAGGGGAAAACCAATAATGATGCAGAAGCAATTAAAagcacaacaaacaaaaattcGATCAGTGTCTGAGTATGTCAAATAGAAAAGTTAATAATGGTTTCactgatttgttgttgttgtttgtcagaCACTTAACTTTAAGGGACAACATCCTGATACCAATATTTCATATCTGTTTTATGAGgacttcaataaaaaaaaaaacaaccttacAACTGGGCATGTCTAACCTGAATCTGTTGGCCAACCAAGGTGACCATTATCCTAAatcaggggtctgcaaataagtctggcatcgggccaaaatTTTTTCGAGCTGTTACATGATGGGCCAGAACATAGTTAAATTATTTCACACCCTTTCCTACTTGTGTGCTcatttagctcagtcagtagagTATAGCACTCCCACTAGGAGAGCTGTATGATCAATCCACTTTTCTCCCTtgtaaacaaattgattataaggacacttttgcacatgctcacaatacaGCATTTGCTGCAGTGCATGCGCGCGTCctggtgtttgatccgcattcataaacctatggactgGAATGGTATTTTCTGTTCCATGAGAAAATCCAGGggaatcacacgtttactgatggctttttcagaggtgtgtcaaacGTCCTTGAGAACTtctcaaagtaaaagctctcgaTAAACTCAACATGCACCATTGCTGCAAAAATGTTATcgcaattttattttgtaggtacaatcacttaagaggaaatgattatgtgagtaacggttgctgtcatgactgagatctatttcagcaccagccgctatcaatctatttattttttatttttctcctatcaaagcaatctgactatgggccagatattattgctagCGGGCCAGTTCTTGCCCATGGTCcacctattgccgaccactgtcCTAAATTATGATTGGCTATCTGCTGGGTCAGCAATGGGAACCAACCAACAGATGAGTTTTTGAATGGGCATTGTTGTCTTTTGTATGTAGCAGTGGCGGAAGTAGTATTCAGATCTTTTCttaaggggctatatgtagttttccacactgctttaaaaagttaaaaagacggttaaaatctgattttgtcagctcagactgccgaagagctgtgtcatttgttcccacatggactatcactcttgtgatggaggactggagcgacggcatcaggtcctggagtttttttgaaatgtcagccgtggtggcaccggggaagcagtgagtggtagcgttaaagaaacggatgtttctggttatggagtcaccaattattagtgtggttggggagaaaaggggacgaggagatgccggttgtgtggctccagagcaggactgagcataatctgcttcaacactgcatgcggactgaggatggagtgtgtgagctgccgagtgttgtgttggagtagcagtaacagacttgagagaagggctacccgacggtgcagggtagagaagGCCTCCGGAGcatctgagcacagcctccttcaggatcctaagtcgggaagcggaggtttttgaccaggatgacggccgccgatcaggcccagcgaggagcaggagaggagatgttgccggtgaaggagatgcaacagtgtctgcaggcactgtgcgccgaagagatccgtatcagggagactcgaagccacAGGTGCAtcagctggatggaccggagtgtcgttagacagggctgcatagtggttggagaggccgatgtgcggaggagaggcagccccatccgagcctctcttgcagccacggaccaccacttcagcccaggttgactgatgctttggagtcgagcaggatgaaagcctgggaagggcagaggggtcccaaaacacagtgtcctggatgttagcggttgcgctaagaggaacaatctgtttggcttgtactgaagccacatccataaagccagtcagcagggaatatttctctttgagttcctctgaaagtcgtcggatgtcttccataaggtcagcaatcttcttgttcgctttcttaaggagtgtgcagtcctcatggggcagagatatttcggctagcatagtcaccggagctttgttgcgatcagtagcgttgatcgcgagTGAGGTCTGCTTTAATGGAAAATGGTATTTTGCCAGCTATGATGCAGTGTCTGTGGTTCACCCTACAGTAGTTTTCACCTTTGAGCAACAAAAGTAACTTCTGCTGTTGCAAATGGAGAGGGATATATTAGGCATAGAAAAGGAATGGCTAAGGCAGTCACTGGAAAGGGAAAAACTGTTCAGATGAGTCTGTTAGCGCTGTTGGTTACGCCTGTAAATTTTCTTGGTCTGGTTGAGGAATTAATATTGTCAGTGGGGAGTGTTATCCATTTGGGTTAGCATCTGCGACTTGGTGGGTTGGCCAGCTAGCTTTGGTAATATTAAGTGCTATAGCTCATGCTTTGATTGAATTGGAATTTAGGTGTGTTGTCTAGCAGAAGGCCACCTTGTTCATGAGATGAGCTTTGGGTGTTCATTCTGAtgtgaacttgaacttgaacacccacacactctgctcacacatacactgcatacATACTGATCTGACAGACACATACAATTGTATATTTTGCATAATTTACTTATAATAAgatcaaataagattttaatatcttattttcagactgtgtggTTTCCCGCTTTTGTCACCCACTGttgagccaggttgtgacaGTCTGTGTAACTGGGACTCTGTAGGCATGACTGGCCGACCA harbors:
- the LOC123966790 gene encoding sodium/glucose cotransporter 4-like → LRGLMLAVMLAALMSSLTSIFNSSSTLFTLDLYHRARPKASERELMIVGRVFILFLVCVSLLWIPVIQTANSGQLFDYIQSVTSFLAPPITAVFLMAIFWPRANEQGAFWGLMTGLVVGLIRMVLEFSYIAPSCGQPDHRPAILANVHYLYFALILLALTCLIVVGVSLTTTPIPKEHLYRLTWWSRYSQEPRIDLTGPRMISDPVNSDYSPDSERLPDSWWRRAALWLCGLTGPSSGSVSPVIENSELNSLQEEPFWSRVCNVNALLLLAVNVFLWGYFA